One Candidatus Zixiibacteriota bacterium DNA segment encodes these proteins:
- a CDS encoding UDP-N-acetylenolpyruvoylglucosamine reductase, with translation IVNRDYFEFDYRHSKLKSSKDILLSATLILQKEDREKIRKKIEENLKVRKSRLPEEEGSAGSFFKNIKSSKSCSSGVSAGYLLEQVGAKEMRIGDAKVFSKHANIIINAGNATSEQVRTLTRILKEKVKEKFNIELEKEVIYLGE, from the coding sequence AATCGTCAACCGGGATTATTTCGAATTCGATTACCGTCATTCAAAATTAAAAAGCTCAAAGGATATTTTGCTTTCAGCTACCCTGATCTTGCAAAAGGAGGACAGGGAGAAGATAAGAAAAAAGATAGAGGAGAACCTGAAAGTGAGAAAGTCCAGGCTTCCGGAAGAGGAAGGTTCTGCCGGTTCATTTTTCAAGAATATCAAATCCTCCAAGAGCTGTTCATCCGGGGTCTCGGCAGGGTATCTTTTAGAGCAAGTCGGTGCCAAAGAGATGAGGATTGGAGATGCTAAGGTTTTCTCCAAACATGCCAATATAATAATAAATGCGGGGAATGCTACCTCGGAGCAAGTAAGAACCTTAACCAGGATCTTAAAAGAAAAAGTAAAGGAAAAATTCAACATAGAGTTAGAAAAAGAAGTAATCTATTTAGGAGAGTAA